The following coding sequences lie in one Biomphalaria glabrata chromosome 18, xgBioGlab47.1, whole genome shotgun sequence genomic window:
- the LOC106069396 gene encoding uncharacterized protein LOC106069396 yields MYHQHVPSTCTINMYHQHVPSTCTINMHHQHVPPTCTTNMHHQHVKSTCTTNMYHQHVPSTCTTNMHHQHVPPTCTINMYHQHAPPICTTNMYHQHVPSTCTTNMYHQHAPPTCTTNMYLQHVPPTCTINMYHQHVPPTCTINMHHQHVPPTCTTNMYHQHVPCAPEESGRVKVPCLERFKLVNLIQPG; encoded by the coding sequence ATGTACCATCAACATGTACCATCAACATGTACCATCAACATGTACCATCAACATGTACCATCAACATGTACCATCAACATGCACCACCAACATGTACCACCAACATGTACCACTAACATGCACCATCAACATGTAAAATCAACATGTACCACCAACATGTACCACCAACATGTACCATCAACATGCACCACCAACATGCACCACCAACATGTACCACCAACATGTACCATCAACATGTACCACCAACATGCACCACCAATATGTACCACCAACATGTACCACCAACATGTACCATCAACATGTACCACTAACATGTACCATCAACATGCACCACCAACATGTACCACCAACATGTACCTCCAACATGTACCACCAACATGTACCATCAACATGTACCACCAACATGTACCACCAACATGTACCATCAACATGCACCACCAACATGTACCACCAACATGTACCACCAACATGTACCACCAACATGTACCATGTGCCCCAGAAGAAAGTGGGCGTGTAAAAGTGCCTTGCCTTGAGAGATTTAAACTTGTAAATTTGATTCAACCTGGTTAA
- the LOC106065080 gene encoding uncharacterized protein LOC106065080 isoform X3: MVCNMQQQEMKNVTHNVNLSKATLENLKQRISDDSKDRIITSEKNFGTLNSVSILKKLKHPHIWEEQTSHQTLEILNPKFDDHTEHIRGYHTVENAVVIEHSGLYTIFSQITLFSQVRNNQTQFMYVHRISPNKPQNSGVLLRGSLSGRREGPETVYTGGIFLLNSEDHIQICLGSDIILPVDSDSSFVGLFMLESRP, from the exons ATGGTTTGCAACATGCAACAGCAGGAA ATGAAGAATGTTACACACAATGTTAATCTTAGCAAGGCTACGTTAGAAAACTTaaag CAAAGAATTAGTGACGATTCGAAAg acaGAATCATCACTTCTGAAAAGAATTTCGGAACATTGAATAGTGTCTCCATCCTCAAAAAATTAAAGCATCCACATATCTGGG AAGAACAAACTTCTCACCAAACTCTAGAAATACTAAACCCAAAATTCGACGATCACACAGAACATATACGAGGGTACCACACAGTAGAAAATGCCGTCGTCATTGAGCACTCTG GTTTATACACAATCTTCAGCCAGATTACCTTATTTTCTCAAGTACGCAATAATCAG ACACAGTTTATGTATGTACATCGTATCTCGCCAAACAAACCTCAAAATTCTGGTGTACTGTTGCGAGGCTCACTTAGTGGACGCCGTGAAGGACCTGAAACCGTCTACACAG gtggaATTTTCCTCCTGAACTCTGAAGATCACATTCAAATTTGTCTAGGTTCTGACATTATCCTCCCTGTCGATAGTGATAGCTCATTCGTGGGGCTCTTTATGTTAGAGAGTAGGCCTTAG
- the LOC106065080 gene encoding uncharacterized protein LOC106065080 isoform X5, protein MVCNMQQQEMKNVTHNVNLSKATLENLKQRISDDSKEEQTSHQTLEILNPKFDDHTEHIRGYHTVENAVVIEHSGLYTIFSQITLFSQVRNNQTQFMYVHRISPNKPQNSGVLLRGSLSGRREGPETVYTGGIFLLNSEDHIQICLGSDIILPVDSDSSFVGLFMLESRP, encoded by the exons ATGGTTTGCAACATGCAACAGCAGGAA ATGAAGAATGTTACACACAATGTTAATCTTAGCAAGGCTACGTTAGAAAACTTaaag CAAAGAATTAGTGACGATTCGAAAg AAGAACAAACTTCTCACCAAACTCTAGAAATACTAAACCCAAAATTCGACGATCACACAGAACATATACGAGGGTACCACACAGTAGAAAATGCCGTCGTCATTGAGCACTCTG GTTTATACACAATCTTCAGCCAGATTACCTTATTTTCTCAAGTACGCAATAATCAG ACACAGTTTATGTATGTACATCGTATCTCGCCAAACAAACCTCAAAATTCTGGTGTACTGTTGCGAGGCTCACTTAGTGGACGCCGTGAAGGACCTGAAACCGTCTACACAG gtggaATTTTCCTCCTGAACTCTGAAGATCACATTCAAATTTGTCTAGGTTCTGACATTATCCTCCCTGTCGATAGTGATAGCTCATTCGTGGGGCTCTTTATGTTAGAGAGTAGGCCTTAG
- the LOC106065080 gene encoding uncharacterized protein LOC106065080 isoform X4: protein MNQDNKMKNVTHNVNLSKATLENLKQRISDDSKDRIITSEKNFGTLNSVSILKKLKHPHIWEEQTSHQTLEILNPKFDDHTEHIRGYHTVENAVVIEHSGLYTIFSQITLFSQVRNNQTQFMYVHRISPNKPQNSGVLLRGSLSGRREGPETVYTGGIFLLNSEDHIQICLGSDIILPVDSDSSFVGLFMLESRP, encoded by the exons ATGAACCAAGATAACAAG ATGAAGAATGTTACACACAATGTTAATCTTAGCAAGGCTACGTTAGAAAACTTaaag CAAAGAATTAGTGACGATTCGAAAg acaGAATCATCACTTCTGAAAAGAATTTCGGAACATTGAATAGTGTCTCCATCCTCAAAAAATTAAAGCATCCACATATCTGGG AAGAACAAACTTCTCACCAAACTCTAGAAATACTAAACCCAAAATTCGACGATCACACAGAACATATACGAGGGTACCACACAGTAGAAAATGCCGTCGTCATTGAGCACTCTG GTTTATACACAATCTTCAGCCAGATTACCTTATTTTCTCAAGTACGCAATAATCAG ACACAGTTTATGTATGTACATCGTATCTCGCCAAACAAACCTCAAAATTCTGGTGTACTGTTGCGAGGCTCACTTAGTGGACGCCGTGAAGGACCTGAAACCGTCTACACAG gtggaATTTTCCTCCTGAACTCTGAAGATCACATTCAAATTTGTCTAGGTTCTGACATTATCCTCCCTGTCGATAGTGATAGCTCATTCGTGGGGCTCTTTATGTTAGAGAGTAGGCCTTAG
- the LOC106065080 gene encoding uncharacterized protein LOC106065080 isoform X2: protein MSSENRNEDKLQSTKYCRFWPKLGVSLFITLLALGFSIAALSITLNMNQDNKMKNVTHNVNLSKATLENLKQRISDDSKEEQTSHQTLEILNPKFDDHTEHIRGYHTVENAVVIEHSGLYTIFSQITLFSQVRNNQTQFMYVHRISPNKPQNSGVLLRGSLSGRREGPETVYTGGIFLLNSEDHIQICLGSDIILPVDSDSSFVGLFMLESRP from the exons ATGAGTTCTGAAAACCGAAATGAAGACAAATTACAAAGCACTAAATATTGTCG ATTCTGGCCAAAACTAGGAGTAAGCCTCTTTATAACTCTGTTGGCGCTAGGATTCTCCATTGCAGCTCTGTCTATTACTTTAAATATGAACCAAGATAACAAG ATGAAGAATGTTACACACAATGTTAATCTTAGCAAGGCTACGTTAGAAAACTTaaag CAAAGAATTAGTGACGATTCGAAAg AAGAACAAACTTCTCACCAAACTCTAGAAATACTAAACCCAAAATTCGACGATCACACAGAACATATACGAGGGTACCACACAGTAGAAAATGCCGTCGTCATTGAGCACTCTG GTTTATACACAATCTTCAGCCAGATTACCTTATTTTCTCAAGTACGCAATAATCAG ACACAGTTTATGTATGTACATCGTATCTCGCCAAACAAACCTCAAAATTCTGGTGTACTGTTGCGAGGCTCACTTAGTGGACGCCGTGAAGGACCTGAAACCGTCTACACAG gtggaATTTTCCTCCTGAACTCTGAAGATCACATTCAAATTTGTCTAGGTTCTGACATTATCCTCCCTGTCGATAGTGATAGCTCATTCGTGGGGCTCTTTATGTTAGAGAGTAGGCCTTAG
- the LOC129924039 gene encoding LIM domain-containing protein A-like, with amino-acid sequence MFHQHVPPTCTPTCTTNMYHQHIPPTFTTNMYHQYIPTTCTTNMYHHHVPPTCTINMHHQHVPSTCTTNMYHQHVPSTCTTNMYHQHVPPTCTINMYHQHAPPTCTTNMYHQHSPPTCTTNMYHQHVPSTCTTNMYHQHAPPTCRTNMYHQHALTLTPNPNPNQHAPPTCTTNMYHQHVPSTCITNMYHQHVPSTCTINMYHQHVPSTCTTNMYH; translated from the coding sequence ATGTTCCACCAACATGTACCACCAACATGTACGCCAACATGTACCACCAACATGTACCACCAACATATACCACCAACATTTACCACCAACATGTACCATCAATATATACCAACAACATGCACCACCAACATGTACCATCATCATGTACCACCAACATGTACCATCAACATGCACCACCAACATGTACCATCAACATGCACCACCAACATGTACCACCAACATGTACCATCAACATGCACCACCAATATGTACCACCAACATGTACCACCAACATGCACCATCAACATGTACCATCAACATGCACCACCAACATGTACCACCAACATGTACCATCAACATTCACCACCAACATGCACCACCAACATGTACCACCAACATGTACCATCAACATGTACCACCAACATGTACCATCAACATGCACCACCAACATGTAGAACCAACATGTACCATCAACAtgcactaaccctaacccctaaccctaaccctaaccaacATGCACCACCAACATGTACCACCAACATGTACCATCAACATGTACCATCAACATGCATCACCAACATGTACCATCAACATGTACCATCAACATGTACCATCAACATGTACCATCAACATGTACCATCAACATGTACCACCAACATGTACCACTAA
- the LOC106065080 gene encoding uncharacterized protein LOC106065080 isoform X1 codes for MSSENRNEDKLQSTKYCRFWPKLGVSLFITLLALGFSIAALSITLNMNQDNKMKNVTHNVNLSKATLENLKQRISDDSKDRIITSEKNFGTLNSVSILKKLKHPHIWEEQTSHQTLEILNPKFDDHTEHIRGYHTVENAVVIEHSGLYTIFSQITLFSQVRNNQTQFMYVHRISPNKPQNSGVLLRGSLSGRREGPETVYTGGIFLLNSEDHIQICLGSDIILPVDSDSSFVGLFMLESRP; via the exons ATGAGTTCTGAAAACCGAAATGAAGACAAATTACAAAGCACTAAATATTGTCG ATTCTGGCCAAAACTAGGAGTAAGCCTCTTTATAACTCTGTTGGCGCTAGGATTCTCCATTGCAGCTCTGTCTATTACTTTAAATATGAACCAAGATAACAAG ATGAAGAATGTTACACACAATGTTAATCTTAGCAAGGCTACGTTAGAAAACTTaaag CAAAGAATTAGTGACGATTCGAAAg acaGAATCATCACTTCTGAAAAGAATTTCGGAACATTGAATAGTGTCTCCATCCTCAAAAAATTAAAGCATCCACATATCTGGG AAGAACAAACTTCTCACCAAACTCTAGAAATACTAAACCCAAAATTCGACGATCACACAGAACATATACGAGGGTACCACACAGTAGAAAATGCCGTCGTCATTGAGCACTCTG GTTTATACACAATCTTCAGCCAGATTACCTTATTTTCTCAAGTACGCAATAATCAG ACACAGTTTATGTATGTACATCGTATCTCGCCAAACAAACCTCAAAATTCTGGTGTACTGTTGCGAGGCTCACTTAGTGGACGCCGTGAAGGACCTGAAACCGTCTACACAG gtggaATTTTCCTCCTGAACTCTGAAGATCACATTCAAATTTGTCTAGGTTCTGACATTATCCTCCCTGTCGATAGTGATAGCTCATTCGTGGGGCTCTTTATGTTAGAGAGTAGGCCTTAG